One Camelina sativa cultivar DH55 chromosome 3, Cs, whole genome shotgun sequence genomic window carries:
- the LOC104762933 gene encoding uncharacterized protein LOC104762933 isoform X2, which translates to MGRHAAALKIGLVLLGLSMAGYILGPPLYWHLTEALAAVSHSSAVVSTSSCPSCPCDCPPYPAITIPKELSNTSFVDCAKHDPEVNEDTEKNYAELLTEELKMREAESLEKHKRADMGLLEAKKVTSSYQKDADKCNSGMETCEEAREKAELALSKQKKLTSKWEERARQKGWREGATKSNAKTKSNVQVA; encoded by the exons ATGGGGAGACACGCGGCGGCGTTGAAGATCGGGTTAGTTTTGCTGGGACTGAGCATGGCTGGTTACATACTTGGTCCGCCCCTCTACTGGCATCTCACTGAGGCTTTGGCCGCCGTTAGCCACTCCTCCGCCGTCGTTTCCACCTCCTCTTGCCCTTCCTGCCCCTGTGATTGTCCTCCTTATCCCGCTATCACAATTcccaaag AACTCAGTAATACTTCTTTTGTCG ATTGTGCAAAGCACGATCCTGAGGTGAACGAAGACACTGAGAAGAACTATGCTGAACTTTTAACCGAGGAACTGAAGATGCGTGAAGCAGAGTCTTTAGAGAAACACAAACGAGCAGACATGGGACTATTGGAGGCCAAGAAGGTAACATCTTCATACCAAAAGGATGCAGATAAGTGCAACTCCGGTATGGAAACATGCGAAGAAGCTCGGGAAAAGGCGGAGTTAGCACTCTCCAAGCAGAAAAAGCTAACATCCAAGTGGGAAGAGAGAGCTCGTCAAAAAGGATGGAGAGAAGGAGCCACCAAGTCAAATGCTAAAACCAAAAGCAATGTTCAGGTTGCTTAG
- the LOC104762933 gene encoding uncharacterized protein LOC104762933 isoform X1: MGRHAAALKIGLVLLGLSMAGYILGPPLYWHLTEALAAVSHSSAVVSTSSCPSCPCDCPPYPAITIPKELSNTSFVGELLVMDCAKHDPEVNEDTEKNYAELLTEELKMREAESLEKHKRADMGLLEAKKVTSSYQKDADKCNSGMETCEEAREKAELALSKQKKLTSKWEERARQKGWREGATKSNAKTKSNVQVA; the protein is encoded by the exons ATGGGGAGACACGCGGCGGCGTTGAAGATCGGGTTAGTTTTGCTGGGACTGAGCATGGCTGGTTACATACTTGGTCCGCCCCTCTACTGGCATCTCACTGAGGCTTTGGCCGCCGTTAGCCACTCCTCCGCCGTCGTTTCCACCTCCTCTTGCCCTTCCTGCCCCTGTGATTGTCCTCCTTATCCCGCTATCACAATTcccaaag AACTCAGTAATACTTCTTTTGTCGGTGAGTTACTTGTGATGG ATTGTGCAAAGCACGATCCTGAGGTGAACGAAGACACTGAGAAGAACTATGCTGAACTTTTAACCGAGGAACTGAAGATGCGTGAAGCAGAGTCTTTAGAGAAACACAAACGAGCAGACATGGGACTATTGGAGGCCAAGAAGGTAACATCTTCATACCAAAAGGATGCAGATAAGTGCAACTCCGGTATGGAAACATGCGAAGAAGCTCGGGAAAAGGCGGAGTTAGCACTCTCCAAGCAGAAAAAGCTAACATCCAAGTGGGAAGAGAGAGCTCGTCAAAAAGGATGGAGAGAAGGAGCCACCAAGTCAAATGCTAAAACCAAAAGCAATGTTCAGGTTGCTTAG
- the LOC104762916 gene encoding receptor-like protein 12, whose amino-acid sequence MILSHNSFNGFEGPPEVFLNSSLVYLYLNSNAFQRSFPVTPPTMRYMVASNNEFTGDIPRSLCNPRNLSFLDLSNNNFSGSVPRCLISKSLTVLNLRDNNLERLPDIFYRRNSLKTLDVGHNHISGKLTRSLLKCTNLEVLNVESNRITDTFPFWLKALPNLQVIILRTNRFYGPISSPPNPLSFPKLHIIDISRNSFTGSLPPDYFVNWSASLVNIPQDHQRRPEYMGDSYSLGFQPSMYVANKGLHIKLEKILRTFGAIDFSGNRLEGQIPESIGLLKSLIVVDLSNNSFTGYIPSSLGKLINLESLDLSQNQLSGRIPQELATLTFLEYINLSHNRLTGQIPQSTQIEGQSKSCFEGNLDLCGLPLQKDCFGERENVPPTTTLTQHSKPWKQEQVLNWKAAAIGYGPGVLFGVAIGQMISSYKPVLFFKLFRL is encoded by the coding sequence ATGATTCTCTCCCATAACTCCTTCAATGGTTTTGAGGGTCCTCCGGAAGTGTTCCTTAATTCGTCACTTGTCTACTTATATTTGAATTCAAACGCCTTTCAAAGATCTTTTCCTGTGACTCCACCAACCATGAGGTACATGGTTGCATCAAATAATGAATTCACAGGAGATATTCCTCGTTCGTTGTGCAATCCAAGGAACCTGTCATTCCTTGATTTATCAAACAACAATTTCAGTGGTTCAGTTCCAAGATGCTTGATCAGTAAGTCACTAACAGTGTTGAATCTCCGTGACAACAACCTTGAAAGACTTCCAGACATATTCTACAGAAGAAACTCGCTAAAGACACTTGATGTTGGCCATAATCATATAAGTGGAAAGCTTACAAGATCTCTTTTGAAATGCACTAACCTCGAGGTTCTAAATGTTGAGAGCAATAGAATCACAGATACTTTTCCGTTCTGGCTGAAGGCTCTACCGAATCTGCAAGTCATTATCTTACGAACAAACAGATTCTATGGTCCAATATCTTCTCCACCAAATCCGCTATCGTTTCCAAAGCTGCACATAATTGACATATCGCGTAACAGTTTTACCGGAAGTCTACCACCGGACTACTTTGTGAACTGGAGTGCATCCTTGGTGAACATCCCTCAAGATCATCAACGGCGACCAGAGTACATGGGAGATTCTTACTCACTTGGGTTTCAACCATCCATGTATGTGGCTAACAAAGGACTCCACATAAAGCTGGAGAAAATCTTAAGAACTTTCGGAGCCATTGATTTCTCTGGAAACAGACTTGAAGGACAGATTCCTGAATCAATAGGTCTCTTGAAGTCTCTCATTGTAGTTGACTTATCCAACAACAGTTTCACAGGTTATATCCCATCGTCTTTGGGGAAGCTCATCAACCTTGAGTCACTAGACCTATCGCAAAACCAACTCTCTGGGAGAATACCTCAAGAGCTTGCAACCCTCACGTTCTTGGAATACATTAACCTATCTCATAACAGACTCACAGGCCAAATACCACAGAGTACACAGATTGAAGGGCAAAGTAAATCTTGCTTTGAAGGGAATCTCGATCTTTGTGGTCTTCCTCTTCAAAAAGATTGctttggagaaagagagaatgtaccaccaacaacaacactgaCGCAACACTCAAAGCCGTGGAAACAAGAACAAGTGTTGAACTGGAAAGCAGCAGCAATAGGGTATGGCCCTGGAGTCTTGTTTGGGGTAGCGATCGGACAAATGATATCTTCATACAAACCAGTGTTGTTCTTTAAGTTGTTTCGCCTTTGA
- the LOC104762926 gene encoding uncharacterized protein LOC104762926 produces the protein MSFLAAGRLAGKEAAYFFQESKHAVNRIAEKSPATGKKLPSFPADPPEIQPDVLPEILRHSLPSRIYGRPPDPSSLSQFSKWALESDPNAAVSISPDVLNPLRGYVSLPQVTFGRRRWELPESENSFFASTANELRRDRYGTPVNPEKLKAAGEGLQHIGKAFAAATIIIFGSATLVIGTAASKLDMRNADDIRLKGRDLFQPKLESLKEQVEPLRTWAGNMSKKCHIENDGGGTMKEKPILKELSKILGPKS, from the exons atgagttTTCTTGCAGCAGGGAGACTCGCGGGAAAAGAAGCTGCCTACTTTTTCCAGGAATCCAAACACGCCGTTAATCGCATCGCCGAGAAATCTCCTGCCACCGGCAAAAAGCTCCCATCTTTTCCGGCGGATCCACCGGAAATTCAACCTGACGTTCTTCCGGAGATCCTACGCCATTCTCTTCCTTCTAGAATCTATGGCCGTCCTCCTGATCCTTCGTCTCTCTCCCAATTCTCCAAATGGGCTCTTGAATCAGACCCAAACGCAGCCGTTTCTATTTCCCCTGACGTCTTGAATCCTCTCAGAGGTTATGTGTCTCTGCCTCAGGTCACATTCGGACGCAGAAG ATGGGAGTTGCCGGAATCTGAGAATTCGTTTTTCGCTTCAACAGCTAATGAATTGAGGAGAGACAGATATGGCACTCCTGTAAATCCTGAAAAATTGAAAGCTGCTGGTGAAGGACTTCAACACA TCGGAAAAGCATTTGCAGCCGCTACTATTATCATCTTTGGCTCAGCCACTTTGGTCATTGGAACGGCCGCCTCGAAACTAGACATGCGCAAT gcTGATGACATAAGATTGAAAGGCAGAGATCTTTTTCAGCCAAAACTGGAGTCTTTGAAGGAACAAGTAGAGCCCCTAAGAACTTGG GCGGGTAACATGTCGAAGAAGTGTCATATTGAGAATGACGGTGGTGGCACTATGAAGGAGAAACCAATCTTGAAGGAGCTTTCGAAAATTCTGGGACCTAAATCTTAA
- the LOC104778564 gene encoding uncharacterized protein LOC104778564 codes for MNEDNKVTTFCKATSACKEAAFYFLERFNWNLQDAISGLLHDQLPPLKDPFPQSQAPRRLKALRYRSRNSLKRRCSATSVSDSKRKMVQDEITIMRSSDTAALATSLDDSRELHDSDGVFHGEKIVSIPNPIIQEFKEEGSSSVTATTICEPTSIEIDLPCSDPDSDSD; via the exons ATGAACGAAGATAATAAGGTCACTACCTTCTGCAAGGCAACGTCAGCGTGTAAAGAAGCAGCATTTTACTTCCTCGAACGCTTTAACTGGAATCTCCAAGACGCCATCTCTGGTCTCCTTCATGATCAGCTTCCTCCACTCAAAGATCCATTTCCTCAGTCACAAGCACCACGGAGGTTGAAGGCGCTGCGATATCGATCTCGAAATTCTTTGAAACGAAGGTGCTCTGCTACCTCTGTCTCGGATTCTAAGCGTAAGATGGTCCAAGATGAAATAACCATAATGAGAAGCTCTGACACCGCTGCTTTGGCCACCAG TTTGGATGATAGTAGAGAGCTTCATGATTCTGATGGTGTATTCCATGGAGAAAAAATTGTGTCTATACCTAATCCTATAATTCAGGAGTTTAAGGAAGAG GGATCATCATCAGTCACAGCTACAACGATTTGTGAACCCACTTCCATAGAAATTGACTTGCCCTGCTCGGATCCTGATTCGGACTCTGACTAA
- the LOC104762872 gene encoding general transcription factor IIH subunit 2-like, which yields MSNQRKRLTGEREDEDDEDAEGIGEWERAYVDDRSWEELQEDESGLLRPIDNSAIYHAQYRRRLRMLSAAAAGTRIQKGLIRYLYIVIDFSRAAAEMDFRPSRIAVMAKHVEAFIREFFDQNPLSQIGLVSIKNGVAHTLTDLGGSPETHIKALMGKLEALGDSSLQNALELVNEHLSQVPSYGHREVLILYSALCTCDPGDIMETIQKCKKSKLRCSVIGLSAEMFICKHLCQETGGLYSVAVDEVHLKDLLLEHAPPPPAIAEFAIANLIKMGFPQRAAEGSMAICSCHKEVKIGAGYMCPRCKARVCDLPTECTICGLTLVSSPHLARSYHHLFPIAPFDEVPAFSSLNDSRRTLGKSCFGCQQSLIGTGNKPGQCVTCRKCKHYFCLDCDIYIHESLHNCPGCESIHRPKSVSLMEE from the exons ATGAGTAATCAAAGAAAGAGGTTAACCGGAGAAAGAGAggacgaagacgacgaagatgCAGAAGGTATCGGCGAGTGGGAAAGAGCTTATGTTGACGACAGATCCTGGGAGGAATTGCAAGAAGACGAGTCTGGACTTTTACGGCCAATTGATAACAGCGCTATTTACCATGCTCAGTATCGTCGCCGTCTCCGCATGCTCTCCGCCGCTGCTGCTGGTACTCGTATCCAGAAGGGGCTTATTCGCTATCTCTACATCGTCATTGACTTCTCCCGG GCAGCTGCGGAAATGGATTTCAGACCAAGCCGGATAGCCGTCATGGCAAAACATGTTGAAGCTTTCATTAGAGAGTTCTTTGACCAGAATCCTCTGAGTCAAATCGGTTTAGTGTCTATCAAAAATGGAGTTGCCCATACTTTAACTGATCTTGGTGGTAGTCCTGAGACTCACATAAAAGCGTTGATGGGGAAGTTGGAAGCCTTGGGTGACTCCTCTTTGCAGAACGCACTGGAACTTGTGAATGAGCATCTCAGCCAGGTTCCATCTTATGGTCATCGCGAGGTTCTGATATTGTACTCAGCTTTATGCACTTGTGATCCTGGCGATATCATGGAGACTATTCAAAAATGCAAGAAGTCCAAATTAAGATGTTCTGTAATCGGGCTTTCTGCAGAGATGTTCATATGTAAACACCTCTGCCAAGAAACTGGCGGATTGTATTCCGTTGCGGTGGATGAG GTGCACCTAAAGGATCTTCTACTCGAACATGCCCCTCCACCTCCGGCAATAGCAGAATTTGCAATTGCAAATTTGATCAAGATGGGTTTCCCACAAAGAGCTGCCGAGGGTTCAATGGCAATCTGTTCATGTCATAAGGAAGTCAAGATTGGAGCTGGTTATATGTGCCCGAGATGCAAAGCTAGGGTGTGTGACCTACCTACAGAATGCACTATCTGCGGTCTAACACTTGTCTCATCGCCACATTTAGCGAGATCATACCATCATCTCTTCCCAATAGCTCCATTTGATGAGGTGCCTGCTTTTTCAAGTCTGAATGATTCTCGGAGAACATTGGGAAAGAGTTGTTTTGGCTGCCAACAGAGCCTAATTGGTACAG GGAATAAGCCCGGCCAATGCGTAACATGTCGTAAATGCAAGCACTATTTCTGTCTGGACTGCGACATATACATCCACGAGAGCTTACACAATTGTCCTGGCTGTGAGAGTATACACCGTCCCAAATCAGTCTCCTTGATGGAAGAATGA
- the LOC104762903 gene encoding receptor like protein 30-like isoform X2, whose protein sequence is MMALQVCVYSTFRFSYCVFALSFLVTTLFCLPDTHPNQIGSLMAFKNEFNLLCNNSITNSWTNDAISFDGVSFDEKTGAVTELKLRGACLYGTLDANSSLFSLHQLRYLDLSYNNLFSSFPSEFGKLSNLEFLDLHQNGFTGEVPSSINNLSRLTYLDLANNKFTSGFPYVYKLTNLSSLDLSNNTFEGKVPEWLWNLPSLTAMSLSHNSLNSFEGSPKASLNSPLVYLLLSSNAFQGSFPNISPSMRYIVAANNNFTGDIPLSMCNPRNLLYVDLSNNSFSGSVPRCLSESLVLLNLRHNNLRRLPDTFSNSSLKMLDVGHNKIRGKLPRSLANCTSLEMINMESNRINDTFLFWMTALPNLQVIVLRSNRFHGPIYSPQHHPLSFPELRIFDISRNEFDGSLPPNYFVNWSTVLVRGLKDYGRPRLGGQIPESIGLLKSIHALNLSNNDFTGHIPSSMAKLTELVSLDLSRNQLSGNIPQELTNLSFLAILDVSYNNLTGQIPQGRQFLEQSDASFEGNNNLCGPPLGKSCSEKNGAPSPQTQQQLKPPKQEHNLTSKATTIGYGSALILLMMIFGLRIGHVVRLRA, encoded by the exons ATGATGGCTTTACAGGTGTGTGTTTACTCCACCTTTCGTTTCTCTTATTGTGTCTTTGCTTTGAGCTTCTTGGTCACTACTCTTTTTTGTCTACCTGATACTCATCCCAACCAAATTGGGAGCCTAATGGCTTTCAAAAATGAGTTTAATCTGTTATGTAACAATTCAATAACAAACTCTTGGACGAATGATGCTATATCCTTTGATGGGGTTTCGTTTGATGAAAAGACGGGTGCGGTGACAGAGCTAAAACTTCGAGGTGCGTGTCTCTATGGCACTCTTGATGCTAATAGTAGCCTTTTCAGCTTACACCAGCTCAGGTATCTGGATCTCTCTTACAACAACCTTTTCTCTTCATTCCCCTCTGAGTTTGGCAAACTCTCCAACTTAGAGTTCTTGGATCTTCACCAAAATGGTTTTACCGGGGAAGTTCCATCCTCCATCAATAACCTAAGTCGGCTAACCTACTTGGACCTTGCAAATAACAAGTTCACTAGTGGTTTTCCCTATGTATACAAGTTAaccaatctttcttctttagacCTTTCTAACAATACATTTGAGGGTAAAGTACCTGAATGGTTATGGAATCTGCCTTCTTTGACTGCAATGAGTCTCTCTCACAACTCCCTGAACAGTTTTGAAGGCTCTCCAAAAGCGTCTCTTAATTCGCCACTCGTCTACTTATTGTTGAGTTCAAACGCCTTCCAAGGATCTTTTCCTAATATTTCACCATCCATGAGGTACATAGTTGCAGCAAATAACAATTTCACAGGAGACATACCTCTTTCAATGTGCAATCCAAGGAATCTGCTATACGTTGATCTATCAAACAACAGTTTTAGTGGTTCAGTTCCGAGATGCTTGAGTGAATCACTAGTACTGCTGAATCTACGTCACAACAACCTTAGAAGACTTCCTGACACATTCTCCAACAGCTCACTGAAAATGCTTGACGTTGGACACAATAAAATAAGAGGAAAGCTTCCAAG GTCTCTTGCAAATTGCACAAGCCTAGAGATGATAAACATGGAGAGCAATCGCATAAATGACACATTCCTTTTCTGGATGACCGCTTTACCAAATCTGCAAGTCATTGTCCTACGATCAAACAGGTTCCACGGTCCAATCTATTCTCCTCAACACCATCCTCTATCGTTTCCAGAATTGCGGATATTTGACATATCGCGTAACGAATTCGACGGGAGCCTGCCaccaaattattttgtgaactgGAGTACAGTCTTGGTTAGAGGGCTTAAAGATTATGGTCGTCCAAG ACTTGGAGGACAGATTCCAGAATCCATAGGTCTCTTGAAGTCAATACATGCGTTGAATTTATCGAACAACGATTTCACAGGTCATATTCCATCGTCCATGGCCAAACTCACAGAGCTGGTGTCACTAGACTTATCTCGAAACCAACTTTCAGGGAACATTCCACAAGAGTTAACGAACCTCTCCTTCTTGGCGATCCTTGACGTGTCATATAACAATCTAACGGGACAAATACCACAGGGTAGACAGTTCCTGGAGCAAAGTGACGCTTCCTTTGAAGGGAACAACAACCTTTGCGGTCCTCCTCTTGGGAAAAGTTGCTCAGAGAAAAACGGAGCACCATCACCACAGACTCAACAACAACTAAAGCCGCCAAAGCAAGAACATAACTTGACCTCGAAAGCCACAACGATAGGCTATGGGTCTGCCCTGATCCTCCTGATGATGATATTTGGACTGAGAATCGGACATGTTGTTAGACTTAGGGcttga
- the LOC109130200 gene encoding CLAVATA3/ESR (CLE)-related protein 20-like yields MHYTSLNEDDYTSLNQDDKKKTQRNMNPTRRIRCLIVFIFLVVVLSKASRIHVDERRRSFSSKPSGEDRVFIPSKPTLPVVDAGEILPEKRKVKTGSNPLHNKR; encoded by the exons atgcattATACGAGTTTGAATGAAGATGACTATACGAGTTTGAATCAAGATGATAAA aaaaaaacacaaaggaaTATGAATCCGACTCGTCGTATTCGTTGTCTCATTGTTTTTATCTTCCTCGTTGTTGTTCTATCTAAAGCTTCAAGAATCCACGTCGACGAGAGACGAAGAAGCTTCTCATCTAAACCTTCTGGCGAAGACAGAGTCTTCATCCCTTCTAAACCTACTTTACCGGTAGTTGACGCCGGAGAAATCCTGCCGGAGAAAAGGAAGGTAAAGACGGGATCAAACCCTTTGCACAACAAGCGATGA
- the LOC104762903 gene encoding receptor like protein 30-like isoform X1 → MMALQVCVYSTFRFSYCVFALSFLVTTLFCLPDTHPNQIGSLMAFKNEFNLLCNNSITNSWTNDAISFDGVSFDEKTGAVTELKLRGACLYGTLDANSSLFSLHQLRYLDLSYNNLFSSFPSEFGKLSNLEFLDLHQNGFTGEVPSSINNLSRLTYLDLANNKFTSGFPYVYKLTNLSSLDLSNNTFEGKVPEWLWNLPSLTAMSLSHNSLNSFEGSPKASLNSPLVYLLLSSNAFQGSFPNISPSMRYIVAANNNFTGDIPLSMCNPRNLLYVDLSNNSFSGSVPRCLSESLVLLNLRHNNLRRLPDTFSNSSLKMLDVGHNKIRGKLPRSLANCTSLEMINMESNRINDTFLFWMTALPNLQVIVLRSNRFHGPIYSPQHHPLSFPELRIFDISRNEFDGSLPPNYFVNWSTVLVRGLKDYGRPRYIGEFYLLGFHPSIIMNFKGMSMEIEKILTILGLVDFSGNRLGGQIPESIGLLKSIHALNLSNNDFTGHIPSSMAKLTELVSLDLSRNQLSGNIPQELTNLSFLAILDVSYNNLTGQIPQGRQFLEQSDASFEGNNNLCGPPLGKSCSEKNGAPSPQTQQQLKPPKQEHNLTSKATTIGYGSALILLMMIFGLRIGHVVRLRA, encoded by the exons ATGATGGCTTTACAGGTGTGTGTTTACTCCACCTTTCGTTTCTCTTATTGTGTCTTTGCTTTGAGCTTCTTGGTCACTACTCTTTTTTGTCTACCTGATACTCATCCCAACCAAATTGGGAGCCTAATGGCTTTCAAAAATGAGTTTAATCTGTTATGTAACAATTCAATAACAAACTCTTGGACGAATGATGCTATATCCTTTGATGGGGTTTCGTTTGATGAAAAGACGGGTGCGGTGACAGAGCTAAAACTTCGAGGTGCGTGTCTCTATGGCACTCTTGATGCTAATAGTAGCCTTTTCAGCTTACACCAGCTCAGGTATCTGGATCTCTCTTACAACAACCTTTTCTCTTCATTCCCCTCTGAGTTTGGCAAACTCTCCAACTTAGAGTTCTTGGATCTTCACCAAAATGGTTTTACCGGGGAAGTTCCATCCTCCATCAATAACCTAAGTCGGCTAACCTACTTGGACCTTGCAAATAACAAGTTCACTAGTGGTTTTCCCTATGTATACAAGTTAaccaatctttcttctttagacCTTTCTAACAATACATTTGAGGGTAAAGTACCTGAATGGTTATGGAATCTGCCTTCTTTGACTGCAATGAGTCTCTCTCACAACTCCCTGAACAGTTTTGAAGGCTCTCCAAAAGCGTCTCTTAATTCGCCACTCGTCTACTTATTGTTGAGTTCAAACGCCTTCCAAGGATCTTTTCCTAATATTTCACCATCCATGAGGTACATAGTTGCAGCAAATAACAATTTCACAGGAGACATACCTCTTTCAATGTGCAATCCAAGGAATCTGCTATACGTTGATCTATCAAACAACAGTTTTAGTGGTTCAGTTCCGAGATGCTTGAGTGAATCACTAGTACTGCTGAATCTACGTCACAACAACCTTAGAAGACTTCCTGACACATTCTCCAACAGCTCACTGAAAATGCTTGACGTTGGACACAATAAAATAAGAGGAAAGCTTCCAAG GTCTCTTGCAAATTGCACAAGCCTAGAGATGATAAACATGGAGAGCAATCGCATAAATGACACATTCCTTTTCTGGATGACCGCTTTACCAAATCTGCAAGTCATTGTCCTACGATCAAACAGGTTCCACGGTCCAATCTATTCTCCTCAACACCATCCTCTATCGTTTCCAGAATTGCGGATATTTGACATATCGCGTAACGAATTCGACGGGAGCCTGCCaccaaattattttgtgaactgGAGTACAGTCTTGGTTAGAGGGCTTAAAGATTATGGTCGTCCAAGGTACATTGGGGAATTTTACTTGCTTGGGTTTCACCCTTCCattattatgaattttaaaGGAATGAGCATGGAGATAGAGAAAATCTTAACGATTTTGGGACTCGTTGATTTCTCGGGAAACAGACTTGGAGGACAGATTCCAGAATCCATAGGTCTCTTGAAGTCAATACATGCGTTGAATTTATCGAACAACGATTTCACAGGTCATATTCCATCGTCCATGGCCAAACTCACAGAGCTGGTGTCACTAGACTTATCTCGAAACCAACTTTCAGGGAACATTCCACAAGAGTTAACGAACCTCTCCTTCTTGGCGATCCTTGACGTGTCATATAACAATCTAACGGGACAAATACCACAGGGTAGACAGTTCCTGGAGCAAAGTGACGCTTCCTTTGAAGGGAACAACAACCTTTGCGGTCCTCCTCTTGGGAAAAGTTGCTCAGAGAAAAACGGAGCACCATCACCACAGACTCAACAACAACTAAAGCCGCCAAAGCAAGAACATAACTTGACCTCGAAAGCCACAACGATAGGCTATGGGTCTGCCCTGATCCTCCTGATGATGATATTTGGACTGAGAATCGGACATGTTGTTAGACTTAGGGcttga
- the LOC104762888 gene encoding uncharacterized protein At2g29880-like: protein MTRLLLDLITLEKQAGNSRGKSLSEKGKENVLTEFRKEFPLNLNWNKIKNRLDTLKRQYELYRKITFGATGLGVNPRTGSLDAPDHWWKDKIKAYPEASRLRSHPLRFIPLLHVVFRDETVVVEESWQPRRGVNRHAPLVDVSETERTNEEDEREDMMRENEPHHMETEDPDWMSQIPRENSANPNSEAEPSFASKETSSTHTQEKRSRNRKRKQNPVDSTLDRIATTMEDRNDILEQMTNAKSKSQSTNSTEEQMALVVKHVRAVPDLVPMSELYWASLDLIATNDVVRGLFLALPDDEKLPFLKRQTKESRNDFA, encoded by the exons ATGACTCGTTTGTTGTTAGATTTGATAACGCTAGAGAAACAAGCTGGAAATTCCAGAGGCAAAAGTTTGagtgagaaaggaaaagaaaacgttCTTACAGAATTTAGAAAGGAATTTCCACTAAACTTAAACTggaacaaaattaagaatagaCTTGATACTTTAAAGAGGCAATATGAACTGTATCGTAAAATCACGTTTGGAGCAACTGGACTCGGAGTTAATCCAAGGACAGGAAGTCTTGATGCCCCTGATCATTGGTGGAAAGATAAAATTAAG gCTTATCCTGAAGCTTCGAGACTCCGGTCGCACCCACTGCGGTTTATACCGCTTCTTCATGTGGTCTTCCGAGATGAAACGGTTGTGGTGGAGGAGTCATGGCAACCAAGACGTGGTGTAAATCGTCATGCTCCATTAGTTGACGTAAGTGAGACTGAACGTACaaacgaagaagacgagagagaaGATATGATGCGTGAGAACGAACCTCATCATATGGAAACAGAAGACCCAGATTGGATGTCACAAATTCCGAGGGAAAACTCTGCAAATCCAAATTCCGAGGCGGAACCATCATTTGCATCCAAAGAGACATCTTCTACGCACACTCAGGAGAAAAGAAGTCGAAACCGAAAGCGTAAACAAAATCCAGTAGACTCGACGCTCGACCGTATTGCTACTACTATGGAAGACCGAAATGATATTCTAGAGCAAATGACAAATGCAAAGTCAAAATCTCAGTCAACAAATTCAACTGAAGAACAAATGGCTCTTGTTGTGAAACATGTGAGGGCAGTACCGGATCTGGTTCCGATGTCGGAGCTTTATTGGGCATCTCTTGATCTTATTGCAACAAATGATGTTGTGCGCGGTTTATTTCTTGCTCTCCCAGATGACGAGAAGCTACCTTTTCTAAAGAGACAAACCAAGGAGTCTCGTAATGATTTTGCTTGA